In one window of Tachypleus tridentatus isolate NWPU-2018 chromosome 2, ASM421037v1, whole genome shotgun sequence DNA:
- the LOC143244617 gene encoding uncharacterized protein LOC143244617 isoform X8, which translates to MNYNSQKRCIGVWFLSPVYCIPEVEITLSSVTSNETLTKVQVFLGNMGKIPYFRTRNEAHLLTNEEKEARRRENHIHRGKECVVCLDAVRDSTLLPCFHISMCTKCANMLKKKER; encoded by the exons agATGTATTGGTGTTTGGTTTTTATCTCCTGTCTATTGTATACCAGAAGTTGAAATAACTCTTAGCTCGGTGACCAGCAATGAAACACTGACAAAAG TTCAGGTATTCCTTGGGAATATGGGGAAAATACCATATTTCCGTACTCGGAATGAAGCCCATTTGCTCACCAATGAAGAAAAGGAAGCCAGAAGACGTG AAAACCACATTCATCGAGGTAAAGAGTGTGTGGTATGTTTGGATGCTGTACGAGACTCAACTCTACTTCCCTGCTTTCACATTTCCATGTGTACTAAATGTGCAAATATGCTGAAGAAGAAGGAAAG ataa
- the LOC143244617 gene encoding uncharacterized protein LOC143244617 isoform X3, whose product MNLKLDEVFARAVHPERCIGVWFLSPVYCIPEVEITLSSVTSNETLTKVQVFLGNMGKIPYFRTRNEAHLLTNEEKEARRREYIKNFQKRHGHQQRLRPSISSLLPQDFLSPSYDNENHIHRGKECVVCLDAVRDSTLLPCFHISMCTKCANMLKKKER is encoded by the exons agATGTATTGGTGTTTGGTTTTTATCTCCTGTCTATTGTATACCAGAAGTTGAAATAACTCTTAGCTCGGTGACCAGCAATGAAACACTGACAAAAG TTCAGGTATTCCTTGGGAATATGGGGAAAATACCATATTTCCGTACTCGGAATGAAGCCCATTTGCTCACCAATGAAGAAAAGGAAGCCAGAAGACGTG AATACATTAAAAATTTCCAAAAACGTCATGGACATCAACAAAGATTAAGGCCCAGCATTTCTAGCTTGCTTCCACAGGATTTTCTCTCTCCATCTTATGATAAtg AAAACCACATTCATCGAGGTAAAGAGTGTGTGGTATGTTTGGATGCTGTACGAGACTCAACTCTACTTCCCTGCTTTCACATTTCCATGTGTACTAAATGTGCAAATATGCTGAAGAAGAAGGAAAG ataa
- the LOC143244617 gene encoding uncharacterized protein LOC143244617 isoform X2, translating to MNYNSQKRCIGVWFLSPVYCIPEVEITLSSVTSNETLTKVQVFLGNMGKIPYFRTRNEAHLLTNEEKEARRREYIKNFQKRHGHQQRLRPSISSLLPQDFLSPSYDNENHIHRGKECVVCLDAVRDSTLLPCFHISMCTKCANMLKKKERYCPVCCEEIKKIGPHYYP from the exons agATGTATTGGTGTTTGGTTTTTATCTCCTGTCTATTGTATACCAGAAGTTGAAATAACTCTTAGCTCGGTGACCAGCAATGAAACACTGACAAAAG TTCAGGTATTCCTTGGGAATATGGGGAAAATACCATATTTCCGTACTCGGAATGAAGCCCATTTGCTCACCAATGAAGAAAAGGAAGCCAGAAGACGTG AATACATTAAAAATTTCCAAAAACGTCATGGACATCAACAAAGATTAAGGCCCAGCATTTCTAGCTTGCTTCCACAGGATTTTCTCTCTCCATCTTATGATAAtg AAAACCACATTCATCGAGGTAAAGAGTGTGTGGTATGTTTGGATGCTGTACGAGACTCAACTCTACTTCCCTGCTTTCACATTTCCATGTGTACTAAATGTGCAAATATGCTGAAGAAGAAGGAAAGGTATTGTCCAGTGTgctgtgaagaaataaaaaaaattggtcCTCACTATTACCCATAA
- the LOC143244617 gene encoding uncharacterized protein LOC143244617 isoform X1 encodes MNLKLDEVFARAVHPERCIGVWFLSPVYCIPEVEITLSSVTSNETLTKVQVFLGNMGKIPYFRTRNEAHLLTNEEKEARRREYIKNFQKRHGHQQRLRPSISSLLPQDFLSPSYDNENHIHRGKECVVCLDAVRDSTLLPCFHISMCTKCANMLKKKERYCPVCCEEIKKIGPHYYP; translated from the exons agATGTATTGGTGTTTGGTTTTTATCTCCTGTCTATTGTATACCAGAAGTTGAAATAACTCTTAGCTCGGTGACCAGCAATGAAACACTGACAAAAG TTCAGGTATTCCTTGGGAATATGGGGAAAATACCATATTTCCGTACTCGGAATGAAGCCCATTTGCTCACCAATGAAGAAAAGGAAGCCAGAAGACGTG AATACATTAAAAATTTCCAAAAACGTCATGGACATCAACAAAGATTAAGGCCCAGCATTTCTAGCTTGCTTCCACAGGATTTTCTCTCTCCATCTTATGATAAtg AAAACCACATTCATCGAGGTAAAGAGTGTGTGGTATGTTTGGATGCTGTACGAGACTCAACTCTACTTCCCTGCTTTCACATTTCCATGTGTACTAAATGTGCAAATATGCTGAAGAAGAAGGAAAGGTATTGTCCAGTGTgctgtgaagaaataaaaaaaattggtcCTCACTATTACCCATAA
- the LOC143244617 gene encoding uncharacterized protein LOC143244617 isoform X7 — translation MGKIPYFRTRNEAHLLTNEEKEARRREYIKNFQKRHGHQQRLRPSISSLLPQDFLSPSYDNENHIHRGKECVVCLDAVRDSTLLPCFHISMCTKCANMLKKKERYCPVCCEEIKKIGPHYYP, via the exons ATGGGGAAAATACCATATTTCCGTACTCGGAATGAAGCCCATTTGCTCACCAATGAAGAAAAGGAAGCCAGAAGACGTG AATACATTAAAAATTTCCAAAAACGTCATGGACATCAACAAAGATTAAGGCCCAGCATTTCTAGCTTGCTTCCACAGGATTTTCTCTCTCCATCTTATGATAAtg AAAACCACATTCATCGAGGTAAAGAGTGTGTGGTATGTTTGGATGCTGTACGAGACTCAACTCTACTTCCCTGCTTTCACATTTCCATGTGTACTAAATGTGCAAATATGCTGAAGAAGAAGGAAAGGTATTGTCCAGTGTgctgtgaagaaataaaaaaaattggtcCTCACTATTACCCATAA